Proteins encoded together in one Prevotella scopos JCM 17725 window:
- a CDS encoding 1-acyl-sn-glycerol-3-phosphate acyltransferase, with protein MKIPSEFDPIRPFEPEELPAVYDRILADKQFQMVLAYLYPDVPAEAIAKKMHACKTNLDFQKTFCYPFLQRLVTELSLGCSMDAVNINTRKRYTFVSNHRDIVLDSAFLDKLLIDVGFNTTCEIAIGDNLLSQDWVRDLVRINKSFTVERALHSVEMLRASKRMSEYIHFAIAEKKENVWIAQREGRAKNSNDLTQPAILKMMAMGGEGSIIDRLKQLHIVPLAISYEYDPCDYLKAREYQLRRDIPYWKKTAEDDLESMLVGIKGYKGHIFYKCAPCIDEWLDTVDEDLPKNKLFDAIAAHIDHEIHCNYKLYPVNYVALDMIQDTRVYEEYYTAEDYQNFNAYLDGQIEKIEIENRDDKFLRTCLLTQYAYPAKNYIAASSENGRFKSLLNRLTFKK; from the coding sequence ATGAAAATACCATCAGAGTTTGACCCTATCCGTCCTTTCGAGCCGGAAGAATTACCAGCTGTATATGATCGAATTCTTGCCGATAAGCAGTTTCAAATGGTGCTGGCTTACCTCTACCCTGATGTTCCAGCAGAGGCGATAGCAAAAAAGATGCACGCTTGTAAGACAAATCTTGATTTCCAAAAAACATTCTGCTATCCTTTCCTCCAGCGTCTTGTCACGGAGTTGAGCTTAGGTTGTAGCATGGATGCAGTCAATATCAATACACGCAAACGCTATACGTTTGTCAGCAACCATCGTGACATTGTGCTCGACTCTGCCTTCCTCGATAAACTGCTCATTGACGTTGGTTTTAATACCACATGTGAGATTGCAATCGGTGACAACCTCCTCTCACAGGATTGGGTACGTGATCTGGTTCGTATCAACAAGTCGTTTACCGTTGAGCGCGCCCTTCATTCAGTAGAGATGTTACGCGCCAGCAAACGTATGTCAGAGTATATTCACTTCGCTATTGCCGAGAAAAAAGAGAACGTTTGGATTGCACAACGAGAAGGAAGAGCTAAGAACTCTAACGATCTTACGCAACCTGCCATCTTAAAGATGATGGCTATGGGGGGCGAAGGCAGCATCATTGATCGTCTAAAACAGCTCCACATCGTTCCGTTGGCCATCTCATACGAGTACGATCCATGCGACTATCTAAAAGCTCGTGAGTATCAGTTACGCCGTGACATTCCTTATTGGAAGAAGACTGCCGAAGACGATCTTGAGAGTATGTTAGTAGGAATCAAGGGCTACAAGGGACACATCTTCTACAAATGTGCGCCTTGCATTGACGAATGGCTTGACACAGTAGATGAGGACTTACCAAAGAACAAACTCTTCGACGCTATTGCAGCTCACATCGATCACGAAATTCACTGCAACTATAAGCTCTACCCTGTCAACTACGTGGCACTGGATATGATTCAGGACACACGTGTTTACGAAGAGTATTACACTGCGGAAGACTATCAGAACTTCAATGCTTATCTTGATGGTCAGATTGAAAAGATTGAAATTGAGAATCGTGATGATAAATTCTTACGCACCTGCTTACTCACACAGTATGCTTATCCTGCAAAGAATTACATCGCTGCATCATCTGAAAATGGTCGTTTTAAATCGCTACTGAATCGTCTCACCTTTAAGAAATAA